Part of the Benincasa hispida cultivar B227 chromosome 11, ASM972705v1, whole genome shotgun sequence genome, TATTATTCTCAACATCCTCCCCACTGGAGAAATGACTAATTTGCTTAAAGTTGTCAGTATATTAGAGGCTCCCTCCGGCCTGGATGCCAACCTCAACAAAACCAAAATCCTCTGGATCAACTGTAATGGCTCTATAATCAAAGATATTGTCAAGAGTTACCACTGTCCTATTGAGCATTGACTAACATGCCTCGGCCTCCTCCTCCCTGGCAACCCAAGCTCCTACCCTTTTGCAACCTATCTTTGTTGAAGTTCAAAACAAACTTCGAGTTCAAAAGATCGAGATTAATACATGCCTCATTATCTAGACCCCCTAGCTACTTTATTGCTTGGGACAACGTAATCCTGCCCCCATTAAGGTGGGCTTTGTCCAGGTAACATTTTAATGAAATATCAATTACTTCTTGCTGAATGGTATTGGAGATATGATATGCCCATGGAAAATCAGCCCTTCGGAGGAAAATTATCCTTGACGAATATAGAGCCTCCCCTCATAATTGGTGGCTCAATGATTGCTCCATGAAAATCTAAAAAGATCCACGGAGAGACATGAAAACTATGGCCTTCATCACCTTTAACATATCCTACAAACTGGTAATCATCAGAATATCAGGTTTCGGGAAGATCCATGCCAACATGTCTTCAAGCTCTCTGCCTCTCTCTAACCTATCTTTGGTTGCAGATGCTAACAGTAGTCAGCCTTGAAGCTAGACCTGACGAAGGAGAAAACCAAATTGTGGCAGTTTGTAGCTTGCTGCCTCTACTTGTTCAGAATCTGGATTCAGCTGAGATCGAAAGTGAAACAGAATTTGGGCCCATTGCATCCCCAAAAAGGCCGTGTCCATTAACAAAAGAAGTTGTTCAAGTGCTCTTAGACCATAATCTGTGTATCCAATCCATGCTATCTCTTGCAAAGGTAAAGCTCAGAAGAAGGGTGGGGCCTCAAATAAGAAGTTATGTAGAGAAGTTAAAGCGTTATTAAATAGTTGGGAAAAGGAAGCCATCTTAGTCAGAAATGGTAGCTCTTTGGACTCTGAAGGTTCTCCATGTTAGTTCTCTCCTAGAATGTAAGGGGCCTCAATGCTCGCCCCAAAAGAGCTTTGGTGAAAGATATGTTGGTGAAACTCAACCCCGATGCCGTTATTCTTCAGGAGACTAAAATTAGCAAAGTTAATAGGAACATGGTTAAGTCCATTTGGAGTAGTCGCCAGATCGGCTGGGTGGCTCTTGACGCTATGGGCTCttcaagaggtattttgattttatGGAAGGAGGATATTGTCACTGTGGTTGACACGATTCAAGGTTAGTTTTCTATCTCGATTCTTTGTAACATTAATGTTGACTTTATGCATGGATCTTAGGATGTCTACAACCCTTCCTCGTACAAAAAACAGAGACATTTTTTGGCAAGAACTCTCGGACTTATATAGATTGTGCAACGCCCGCTGGTGTATTGGAGGGGATTTTAATGCTATTAGATGGGCCAATGAGAAAAGCTTTGGGGTCGTCCCACTAGAAGCATGAACGTGTTTAATAACTTGATCGAGGACTTGGACTTGGTTGACGTCCCTCTCCGGAATGGTTCTTTCTCCTGATCCAGGTCAGGAATTAGACCGGCTACCTATCGTTTTCTTCTCTCCAAGTCCTGGGTGGATTTTTTCAAAGAGGTGTGGTGGGCTGGTATTAAAGCTGAAGGTTCGCCGAACTTTGCCTTTATGGAAAAGCTGAAAGATCTAAAGACCTTTCTTAAAGAACGGAACAAGGTCTTCGGAAACATTTTTTTCGCAAAAGAAGGATTTGTTAGAGAAGATCTCTACCTTTAATTCTATGGAAGACTCTGGTTTGCTCTCTGATGCTGCTACTAAAGAGAGAGATGATTGTAAAGTTGCTCTTCTTGAGACTATTGTAAAAGAACAGAGGATTTGGGCCAGAAAAGTAAAATTCAGTAGCTTCGGGAGGGTGAGAAAAACTCGAATTTATTTCATAGATGGGTCTCCACTCGGAAAAGTAAGAACTTCATTTCTGCCTTGGAAAATAGAGAAGGTCGAAGTCTCTTTAATGAGGACGAGATCATGGATGAAATCTTAGACTTCTATACAAACCTTTATGGTGCTAAAATTCTCCCTCCCTTCACTTTTGAAGGGCCAAATTGGAGACCCCTCAGCACCACTGTCTCTATGTCCTTGGAGGTCCCTTTTGAAGAAAAGGAGATTCGAGATGCCGTTTTTTATTTGGGGAATCTCAAGTCTCCTGGTCTTGATGGCATGACGGGGGagttttataaaaaatgttggAACATTTTGAACCCCGATATTGTTAAGGTGTTCCAAGAGTTTTATAAACGGTATCATCAATAATCATTGCAACAGGACATATATTTTCCTCGtccccaaaagaaaaaaagccaCTAGGATTATTGACTTCAGACCCATTAGTCTTGTGACCTCTCTTTATAAGATCATCTCCAAGGTCCTTGCTAACATATTGAAAAGTCCTTCCCTCCATTGTGTTTGAGTCTCAGGTGGCCTTTGTGGAAGGCCGCCAAATTCTAGATGCTATTCTTATCGCTTCTGAAGCTGTGGATGAGTAGAATTATTGTGGGAAGAAAGGTGCTCTCTTAAAACTAGACCTGGAGAAGGCTTATGACAAAGTGGACTGGACTTTTCTTGATGTTGTTCTTAAACTCAAATGTTTTAGtaagagatggaaaaaaaggATTTGGGGCTATCCGTGTACGACCAACTTATCTATTATTTTTAATAGTAGACCAAGGGGCAAGATCCTTGCTAAAAGGGGTTTAAGACAAGAAGATCCCCTCGCTCCTTTTCTCTTCACGAACTGGGGGAATCCTTCCTGTAAGCGGGATAATGAATCCCAGGACCATGTGTTTGTCCATTGCTCCTTTGTGGGTATTCTTTGAAACTCTCTCCTTCAGACATTTGGTAAGGAGCAGCCCTTTCATTGCAATATCTCAAGCAACCTCCATTCCCTGCTGCAGAATCACTCTTTCAGAAAGATGAAAAAAGTTGTGGCTGAATTTGATTAAAAGTTTTCTTTGGAACGCATGGCTTGAAAGGAACAAGAGAATTTTGAGTGGAAAGGAGAAAAACCTCATTGATCTTTTAGATCTCATTTTGTATACAGCAGCCACTTGGTGTAAGACAGATCATTTGTCATTATTTGCTAACCGATATTTGTGCTAATTGATGGGGATTTTTGTAACCCCCAACCTTGGATGTCCCTCACTTTTGTACATTCCATTGCATTAATGAAATTTGTTCCccttttcaatatatataaatacttaGATAGATATACACTTTAGCCAATTTTACCTCAACAGCTGCCTTGCAAAAGAGTACCATACGCTTTAATATGTCCTGAACCAATGAACAAACGTACATGTAAGACGTTAATACTTGAAAACGATAATAAATCAATAACTGGGATGATAACTAGGAGGGTAATAAGATTTGACCAAGACTGCAATGCAACGCCTTGAAAAATTTGCAGCAAGAAGGAGAAAGTCAAACACCGATATTTAGCTGCCCCTTTATAGCCAATTATTGTAATGGATTTCAGAAAAATTACTATCATAGCCATATCGATTGTAATAATAATCTTAGTATTATAATCACCATCAGCATTAATTCATTATAAATCTCAAAGCCCTAAACTGAGGTTTTGCATTATATAGGCAGGGTTATAGACCAAACCTTACAATGTGAAGAAACATGATAACccaaaaaagattaaaatattgtatttccAATAAAGTTGGATAGGCCACCACTGTATTTATGCAGAAAAATCAGGCTAGCAGCAACGAAATAGAAGATAAACTAAGGTCACAAAGCGAATTTTCCATGGCATTAAAATGGGTCATGGTATATCAATTGAAATCAACTTTGAACAAAAAATCTAACTATTAAACCAAGGTGATCCCTTCAGATAACTTGTTAAGGTAAAAGAACAGGTGTCATCATCTTACCAGACGGTCTCCTCCATATATATTCTgctctctgtggtgaaacatgCTGTTGTCAATGAAGACAAAGTCCACTCCATCTACATATGTCTGGAAATATGAAACTTCAAGGTCCTGCAAGATTAAAAAATTCACATATAGGTGATATAATACTGGAAAAACTGAACTTAACATTACAGCTCAAAGAGAAAGTTGTTGCACCTGTCCCTCCACTTTATATCTTTTCCGAACACCTGTATCCTGGAGGCCGGCATAATTTGCATATCGAGGTACTATaacctataaaaaaaatgaaaaataaatttggacCAGAGCTGAGActaccatatataattaaagtaaTTCCTTTTATTAAGAACAACTAACATTGCTGTTTGTAGTAAGATTGTCAAATgcatcttttctattttttgtttaaagagCCAAAAAGAACTGGCTAACAAAAATGTTTCTGATGTATGTAAGAGGAGACTTTTTATGTATGTGAAAAGTACTACCATAACCCTATGCCCACGACGAGCCAGAGACTTTGGTAAAGAGCCAGCTACATCTCCAAGTCCACCTGTAAGAAATCTTCAAATATCAGTACAtaatcctttaaaaaaaaatttgaacggAAGTATATACAAAGAGGTAGGATGTGTAGacacatattttcaaaattttacagaCATCTTCAATAATTTAATAGCAATAATCAGAATCATAATCATAGGAAGTCAAGCTGAAGTTGAAGGATAAAGAAAGGCTAAAAGGTGCAATTAATGGAGAAGGATTATGTTTTATACAAATTAAACTAGAGATTTATCTATATTACTAGAATGATTGCTGACGGACAACAACCAAGGCAGAGCAGTACCTAGATCTTTATACAATTTATGATATTCTCATCAGTCTTCCCTAATGAGGCAAATGCATTCATAAAGAAGTTTGAATGTCAGAAATGCTCAATGAATTTCATAAATCACAAATATTGAACTGGAAATTATTTAGAATGTTTTcatggaagaagaaaaggaaaatgttttaaatgttttttgtAAGGATAAAAAAATATGATGATGTGAATTTTTGTAAGAATTCTGaaatgttttaaatgttttcacATAAGTAAAAAGGATAATGGTCCTAGAAGAATTTCACAAGTTAGGATCATCCATTTAATAGTAAAATACCAGTTTTTGACCATGGAGCACATTCTGCAGCAACTATAATGACATTCATAACATTAGCCCCAGCCAAAGGAGGAGGTTTAACATCCACACTAGCAGTTTCAACAGCATCACTATCAACCTTCAAAGTTGGATCATTTGGTGGGTCCTTTCCTTCTTTTACAGTGGAATATGAAGATTTACTGGAAAGAAAAGCTGGAACAAAATCCGAAGAGTTTTTCTTTGAGCTTCCTTTCAGCTGATCCTTCGAATCTTGAAGAATAACAGAAGATTTTGTCTTTGAACTGCCTTTCAGCTGATCTTTGGGATCTGGAGAAACTTCAGAAGATTTTGTCTTTGAACTTCCTTTCAGCTGATCTTTGAGATCAGGAAGAATATCAGAAGATTTTGTCTTTGAACTGCCTTTCAGCTGATCTTTGGGATCTgcactatatatattttttttaagatctcCAACTTGCTTCTCATCATTTTTATCAGAAAACCTACTGGAAGAAGACGGTACAGCATCCAGTTGCTCTTTTACAGCTACACTGCCATTGCTGACAGATAGACTACTTCCATTTAAAACATCAAATCTACTTTCATCATTACGTGAAAGAAAATCAGGACTGGGGAATAAGCCATCCATTTGTGCATTTGAATCTTGTTCTTCCTTGGAGTCAACAGAAGTACTTTTTATGGATGAAACTAATTTCTTTCTCTCTGCAATCTGCAGAACACAGGAAAGTTAAATTCGATGTCAAACTTTGGGCTCCTACAAATGGAAATTCAGGAAAAACATGAATCCGAGGATGGACAACAAGATCATTATTTGCAAACTATTGCATATTGAAGTGTAAGAGTACTTCTAAAAAACACAAATGACATCACAGCAATATTTCAGCATAATGTCAGGCCTCCAGTCCGATATACCTATAGTAGTTAGAACTAGAAGTTTACAAGGCAAAATGATGCCTAGGTGAACAACTACTGGGTACTTATGCTTTTCGgattatgtttgtttttttacatGTTTACCAGTTATATGTAAGTTTGATGTTTGTTCTTTTAGGAAGATATGTATTAGTTTCTTGTCGGTCTATATGTGAGTTTATCAGCAATAGGGTTTTATCACTTTTCACATAGTAGAATTAGGGGAGAGTATTGGATCTCTCAACTGTTTGATCAGAGTTTGTAACTCCATTAACTATTTCGATAAAAGgttgtaaatatgatttattacgTGTCTTTGCCAATCGGGAGGCCTTTTTTGTAGCCCTTTGGCTTTGTGGGAAATATCTCGTTCCCCTTCTTTTGTACACATCTCTTTGATCAATTTATTATCGGTTTCTTATTAGAAACACAAAAGGTCGTCATATCTCTAGTACTATCACAAGATTTGGGGGTTTCCTAACTAGCTAGCCGATCACCATCAGGCAACTCAGCCATCACATTTGATTTTAGTTATCTCATAACAAAGCTAAGAACCATAGTCCAACAATGAATATATAGCAAGGAGAAATGGAATCTTCCACAAAATTATAATTTCTGAAAGAAAAAGGCAATATACCTGCTCGAGTAGCTGTTGCTGCATTGCAAGAACCTTCTTACTCTTTTCAATGGTGGCTTGAATTGCTTCGTCCGGATCATCACTCCTTTGACCACTAGAATCCGAAGTAGCTGCTTTTGCTTTCACAGGCTTAGGCCATTTCCCATTCCTCGCAACCATTTTATCCCCTAAAAACCCCAAGCCTTCCACGGGCCTCTGATTCTGCTGCTTAAGAGGACAGAAAGCCCGATAATAGTTCTTACTAAGAACGAACATGGAGCTCTCTGTCTTGGCCTCGATGGTGAATGGCAGAGACCCTAAAGACGCCATTTcccaagaaaacaaaagaaacccAAGTGAGAAAATGGAAATTCAAGGAGACCCGGATGAAGTCCACAAAAAAAGAAAGGGGTGAAGAAGGAATGAAGAAGGTTTTGAAGAGCAACAATGGAGGAACAAAGAGAAGAATCTAATTGAAAGGGCAGTGAAATTGGACCCACAAAGGGAGATTCAGAGATGGGTAATGGGTCTACGAATCCGTGAGGCTGAAATTAACTGAGAAATTAGGAACAGAAAATTGGTGGCAAGGAATTGGAAGAGTGTCAGCTCTGATGGGTGTCCATAAAAATGCTCAATTGAGAGACACACATCCTTCAACTCTCCGTTTAACTGATATCTTGGGCTTATGAACAGTGTAATTGGCCTCGTTTTCAGGTTTGGAAAAACGTGGGGTTTTTTTCGTAAAGTTAATAATTTCACTTTCTCGACATTGACACAAGGTTCTATGGAAATCGAGTCTTGATTTATGGGAATATATTGACGTGGAaggaaattttgaaagaaacgGAAGTTATTTAAATTCATAAAAGTTATTTGAATTGCTAAATTGGAATTGTGGCTCCATCAATTCATAcacttaaatttagaatttgcgTCAAATAAAACAGAATTTTCTTACTAATGCCCCTTTTTAGATGTCGAATGAAATTTGACCCACgctaaaatttgaatgaaatttcactTTTTGGTGACTTAAGCGCACTGTGAAATTAATAATTCAACTGAGGAGCAAGCGTAGATATCGTTTCTTTCTTTTGCATCTTACTTCTTACTCtcatttctttgattttttctctcattaaatATACTTCACATTTCTCTTCATATTCTTCCTCTCACTCGATTCTTTCTCTCACTTCTTCCTCTCGCTCCTTGACCTTGCTCTAATTTATGCTCTAGTTTCAAAAAGAAGagaagtattaaaaaaaatgaaaagaaagaatggaggattaaaaaaattacagagAAGAAGGACGAtaacaaattattaaaaacaagATAGTAGAGAAAGAAGAGGATTgagaaaaaagttgaaaaagaattaaaaaagataaagttTCATAAAacgagaaaaaagaagaagtgaACATGCAGACAACAAGAAGCAAAAAAAGCAAAAGAGCAAGTAGAAGAAAGAATCGGTTTTGGTAATTTCACGAGAGTATCACGAAAGTAAAAGACCAAAAAACGTTTGTTTCCAAAACCTACGTCAAATTTCATATGGGCCTCCTATTTTGGGTCATCCATACCATTTTTCCAATTCTCAATTTACTAAGATGGATACTTACAACTTTTATTAATATGACTCCGTCAATACAACTCCGTTTTGGCTATGATGCTTATTTTCATACATTTTTTGTGTTCTTTCCAAACATGTTTAGAAACTAAACAAAAACTTAAAAGCTCTTTTAACTTTAATACTTTAAAAGCCAAATTGATCTCAGCTTAAACTTTGTAAGGCCATTTAAATTCAAGATTATTAAGTCCCATTCAATGGGCATTAGgtcttttattcttaaaaatacaGTAGCCAGCTTTTGTGATAAACATACAAATCGAGGAGAGAGAAAAAGGCAAcggagaaattttgaaaaagctTCTT contains:
- the LOC120090264 gene encoding granule-bound starch synthase 2, chloroplastic/amyloplastic, with the protein product MASLGSLPFTIEAKTESSMFVLSKNYYRAFCPLKQQNQRPVEGLGFLGDKMVARNGKWPKPVKAKAATSDSSGQRSDDPDEAIQATIEKSKKVLAMQQQLLEQIAERKKLVSSIKSTSVDSKEEQDSNAQMDGLFPSPDFLSRNDESRFDVLNGSSLSVSNGSVAVKEQLDAVPSSSSRFSDKNDEKQVGDLKKNIYSADPKDQLKGSSKTKSSDILPDLKDQLKGSSKTKSSEVSPDPKDQLKGSSKTKSSVILQDSKDQLKGSSKKNSSDFVPAFLSSKSSYSTVKEGKDPPNDPTLKVDSDAVETASVDVKPPPLAGANVMNVIIVAAECAPWSKTGGLGDVAGSLPKSLARRGHRVMVIVPRYANYAGLQDTGVRKRYKVEGQDLEVSYFQTYVDGVDFVFIDNSMFHHREQNIYGGDRLDILKRMVLFCKAAVEVPWYVPCGGVCYGDGNLVFVANDWHTALLPVYLKAYYRDNGIMKFTRSILVIHNIAHQGRGPVDDFYHVDLPEHYIDLFKLYDPVGGEHFNIFAAGLKTADRVVTVSHGYAWELKTSEGGWGLHGIINEIDWKMMGIVNGIDSKEWSPQYDVHLTSDGYTNYSLETLDTGKPQCKAALQKELGLPIREDVPLIGFIGRLDQQKGVDIIAEAIPWMVGQDVQLILLGTGRQDLEQMLRDFENQHRNKIRGWVGFSVKMAHRITAGIDILLMPSRFEPCGLNQLYAMNYGTIPVVHRVGGLRDTVIPFDPFNESGYGWTFDSAEASKLINALGNCLLTYRQYKKSWEGLQRRGMTQDLSWDHAAEKYEEVLVAAKYQW